In the genome of bacterium, one region contains:
- a CDS encoding helix-turn-helix transcriptional regulator, translating into MRSLRKTQKFTQESLSEKVEITPKYLGQIERAEVNPTITILKKIAHALGITLSELFSFSNSDIFLTRKELLSSKIISFVNNLNEERIGFLEEIIENIFKWVKRMK; encoded by the coding sequence ATTCGGTCTCTTAGAAAGACACAAAAATTTACTCAAGAGAGTTTATCTGAAAAGGTAGAAATAACTCCTAAATATCTTGGCCAGATAGAAAGGGCAGAGGTTAATCCAACTATTACCATCCTTAAGAAAATCGCTCATGCATTAGGAATTACTCTCTCGGAGTTATTTTCTTTCTCTAACTCAGATATTTTCTTAACTCGAAAAGAACTATTATCTTCAAAGATTATTAGCTTTGTAAATAATCTTAACGAAGAAAGGATAGGCTTTCTTGAGGAAATTATAGAGAATATATTTAAGTGGGTTAAGAGAATGAAATAA
- a CDS encoding helix-turn-helix transcriptional regulator gives MEELRIKLGNRIRELRKALGLTQEELGERANLHNTYIGAVERGERNLSIESIEKIAKGLNIEINELFTFPPAKLLSQHEIIISEIIELIRRGDDKTIKIISRALKEVLEWQKEKI, from the coding sequence CTGGGAAATAGAATAAGGGAATTAAGAAAGGCATTAGGATTAACACAGGAAGAATTAGGGGAGAGGGCCAACTTGCATAATACTTACATTGGAGCTGTAGAACGAGGAGAAAGAAATTTATCCATTGAGAGTATTGAAAAAATTGCTAAGGGACTTAATATTGAGATTAATGAACTTTTTACCTTTCCTCCGGCAAAGTTACTATCACAGCATGAGATAATAATTTCAGAGATTATAGAACTAATCAGAAGAGGTGATGATAAAACTATTAAGATAATCAGTAGGGCTTTAAAGGAAGTTTTAGAATGGCAGAAAGAAAAGATTTAA